One window of the Salvia miltiorrhiza cultivar Shanhuang (shh) chromosome 6, IMPLAD_Smil_shh, whole genome shotgun sequence genome contains the following:
- the LOC130990089 gene encoding oleosin H1-like, whose amino-acid sequence MADRSRPQPHQVQVHPQQPLHRYDAGATKAPRHGPSTGQVLAVITLLPVGGALLGLAGITLVGSLIGLAVATPLFVIFSPILVPAIILLAGAVAALLTSGAFGLTGLSSISWVLNSFRQATGQEPLDYARRRMQEGTMYVGEKTKQAGETIKGTAQEGIHVGGART is encoded by the coding sequence ATGGCCGACCGCAGCCGCCCTCAGCCGCACCAAGTCCAAGTCCACCCCCAGCAGCCGCTCCACCGCTACGATGCCGGCGCCACCAAGGCCCCGCGCCACGGCCCCTCCACCGGCCAGGTCCTGGCCGTGATCACCCTCCTCCCCGTGGGCGGCGCCCTCCTCGGCCTCGCCGGGATCACGCTCGTCGGCAGCCTCATCGGCCTGGCCGTGGCCACCCCGCTCTTCGTGATCTTCAGCCCCATCCTGGTGCCGGCCATCATCCTGCTGGCGGGCGCCGTGGCGGCGCTCCTGACGTCCGGCGCGTTCGGGCTGACGGGCCTCTCGTCGATCTCGTGGGTGCTGAACTCTTTCCGGCAGGCGACGGGGCAGGAGCCGCTGGACTACGCGCGGAGGCGCATGCAGGAGGGGACGATGTATGTCGGAGAGAAGACGAAGCAGGCCGGAGAGACGATCAAGGGCACGGCGCAGGAAGGCATTCATGTCGGCGGCGCTCGGACTTGA